From the Lathyrus oleraceus cultivar Zhongwan6 chromosome 3, CAAS_Psat_ZW6_1.0, whole genome shotgun sequence genome, the window ACCTTGCCTTTTCCCTTAAACACTTAGGAGATCTTGACTACTTCTCGGGCATTAAGGTGAATTAAGGACACAATGGTGCTTTGTTACTCACTCAAACCAAATATATCATGGACCTACTCACAATACCAACATGCATGAGTCCGGTCCAGTGGCCACTCCTATGCATTCAACCTACAAACTCACTAAAATTAGCTCAACAAATTTCTCTGATCCCTTTCTTTATAGGTCAGTTATAGGTGCATTACAATATGCCACCATAACAAGGCCTAACATTGTGTATGCAGTAAATAAAGTTTGTCAGTACATGGAATTTCCTCTTGAGGCACACTGGATGACAGTTAAAAGGATCCTTAAATACCTTAAATGTGTCATTGGACATGGCTTTCATCTCTATCCTCACTCTCCTCAAGTGACTAATTCATTACAAGTATTTTATGGAGCTGATTGAGCTTCTGATCCTGATGATATGAGGAGTACATCAGGTGCAACTATCTTTTTTATGGACAATCTCATCTCCTGGTGGTCCAAGAAACAACCAGTGGTGGTTAGATATAATACAGAGGCAGAGTATAAGAGCTTAGCACAAGAAACTGTAGATCTTCTTTGGATACAAACCTTACTCAATGAATTGTATGTGACCACTAAGACACCAGTCATCCTTTGTGATAATCAATATGCAGTTCTTCTAGCCCACAATCCCATTATGTACAGAAGAACCAAACACACAAAAATCAATATGTTTTTTATGCGTGAGAAGGTGATTGCCAAGCAGCTTGATGTCATTCACATTCCTGGTACATACCATCTGGCTGATGTATTGACAAAGCCCTTTGCATCCACTAAATTTCTTGAGCTTGAGCACAAACTCAGAGTAGCTAACTCCCCATGAGTTTAGGGGATGGGGTATTAGAGATACACTATCCTAGTTAGTTATAACTGACAACTGCCAGTATCAGTCTAACATGTAATTTGCTACTGTAGGTTACCTGATTGCTGCTATAAATGCATCAGTAGCAAGATTGAGATCAATAAATGAAAGTAACAAAACTTAGTTACAAACAGAATTATGAATAGTGTAAGCATAACTTTCTAACAATGATGTACCACCCCCTGATGCCAGATAAGGATACAACCACCACCAATCAAGCTACTAGAACTCATTACCTCACTGATGCAATCAAATATGACATAAACTATTTTAGGTCAGATCAATGCTTACATAAAATCTTAAGCCTTCTTTATCTAAAAAGCAGTCTGACCTAACTTGAGTCTATGTAAGTTAGGTTGTAGGTACTTATTAGTCTGTTTGACATATTCTCACTCATACTCTTAACACCATGCGCCCGATAGGGGTGGCAAAAAGGGCTCGGCCCGTtgggcatgcccgttttgcccgcatTTTTGTGCGGGGCaggccaaggatttaggccctcaccctaAAATGTGTCCGCCCGCCCCGTTccgtttttttcgcgggcttttgcggacacgtgtatttacataaattttttgcatttttaggcttaaagagaGCAGTGTCTGCGGGCTTTCCCCGCCCCACCCTCACTTTTTTGTGGGGCGGGTCTAAAttttaggcccacatcctcaactatgaccgccccgccccATTTTTTTGCGGACTTTTGCGGGGCGGATCTAAACGGGGCAGGCATGGCCGTTTGCCACCCCTAGCGCCCGATCATGAATATGCTTATTTCTTTTTATGAGACAACTCTTTTGATATTTAGGGATAAGCTCAGATAAAATCTAACTCTTATATAGGAATATCAATAATTTGAAGGATATATTAAGTATAGGGATAAATTATAATGTAAGAGGATTAGTAGAGAGATTGAATAATAATGACTTGTTTGATTATTTGCCCAATAAATCTATTCTATAAAAGAGTTAGTTACAATTCACGGCTTAGTTTATGCTATTGTAAGGGGAAACCAATGTGAGTTCATACTTCTAGAACTAACTTTAATTGAAAGCAAATAATAAAACCTTGATAGTTGCAATGTGCCCCTGTTTGAACATTTTTCTATCCAGAATCGTTGTAAGGACCATGTTACAATTAACTGCACTGCTTGACGACAGAACATCAGGGAAAGAAACTGGATTGAGACATAGATTATATGAGAAACATGAAATACATTGTGTATTTCAACACTTGGTGATACCTCTAAACGGTAAGCAACACAGGCTCACTTTATCAATCACCTTTAATGGACCCAAAAAAAATTTGGGAATAACTTTTGATGCAAGTGTTAATTGGCACAAAAACAGGTGTGTGTCGTGTGGAGTAACAAGCAAGTGTGAATTTCCATTATGAGGCTAGGATTGTGCAAATGAGAAGACATAATTCAAACTCATTGTATACCGCATGAGAGAAACTTTTATTATTAATCAATTTGATGGAATAGCCCTTAGGACCTCTTACTATAAATTTTATGGTTTGAGTTCTAAACTCCATTTGTAATTTATCGAAATCCCACAAAATAGAATATGATTTATTTGACTGGGATGATATAAAGAGAGAAATGGGTGGTAAACAGTAAAAAAAAAATAGTATACTTAATCATGTGGAGAGGAGTGGTTGTCTTGTCTCGTCAGACAAATGATTGTAAGGCAATCTCTCAGCCATAGAAACTTATCCTTAATTATCAACTCTCCAAGTAACAGAACTCACACATACCATTGCTTCAAAGATTTCAAAAGCAACAATGGAATCTCAAGAATCCCATAACAAACTTCATGTAGTTTTTCTTCCATATCCAACTCCTGGCCATATGATTCCTATGATAGACACAGCAAGACTATTTGCCAAACATGGTGTTAATGTTACCATCATCACCACACATGCCAATGCTTCAACCTTCCAAAAAACCATTGACAATGACTTCAATTCTGGATACTCCATCAAAACTAAGCTTATTCGCTTCCCTTCAGCTCAACTTGGTCTTCCTGATGGTGTTGAAAACATCAAAGATGGCACTTCCTTTGAAATGTTAGGTAAAATCAGCCGTGGAATATCTATGCTCCAAGATCCAATTGAGGTTCTGCTTCAAGATCTTCAACCAGATTGCATAGTCACTGATATGATGTATGCCTGGACTGTGGAAGCAGCTGCAAAACTAGGTGTTCCAAGGATTTACTATTACAGCTCAAGCTATTTCTCCAACTGTGCAGCTAATTTTATCATGAAGTATAGACCTCATGATAATTTAGTTTCTGATACACACAAATTTACAATCCCCGGTTTGCCTCATACCATTGAGATGACCTCTCTGCAGATTCCTGTTTGGTTAAGGGAGAAGAATGCTGTCACAGCCTATTTTGAACCAATATTTAAATCTGAAGAAAGAAGCTATGGGACACTATACAATAGTTTTCATGAACTTGAAAGTGATTATGAGAAGCTTAATAAAACTACAATGGGGATCAAATCTTGGAGTGTAGGACCAGTTTCAGCTTGGGCTAACAAGGATGATGAAAGAAAGACCAATAGGGGACAGAGAGAGAAGAACATTGGAAATGAGACAGAATTACTAAATTGGCTCAACTCACATCAAAATGAGTCTATATTGTATGTAAGTTTTGGAAGCCTTACTAGGCTTTTTCATGTACAAATTGTTGAATTAGTTTATGGACTTGAAAATTCATGTCATAATTTTATCTGGG encodes:
- the LOC127127376 gene encoding soyasapogenol B glucuronide galactosyltransferase, whose amino-acid sequence is MESQESHNKLHVVFLPYPTPGHMIPMIDTARLFAKHGVNVTIITTHANASTFQKTIDNDFNSGYSIKTKLIRFPSAQLGLPDGVENIKDGTSFEMLGKISRGISMLQDPIEVLLQDLQPDCIVTDMMYAWTVEAAAKLGVPRIYYYSSSYFSNCAANFIMKYRPHDNLVSDTHKFTIPGLPHTIEMTSLQIPVWLREKNAVTAYFEPIFKSEERSYGTLYNSFHELESDYEKLNKTTMGIKSWSVGPVSAWANKDDERKTNRGQREKNIGNETELLNWLNSHQNESILKNDVDDSENIFLQDFEERMKESKKGYIIWNWAPQLLILDHPAIGGIVTHCGWNSILESLSVGLPMITWPMFAEQFYNEKLLVDVLKIGVPVGAKVNKFWLGTVEEIVVRREEIAKAVENLMGSGEESKEMRMRAKKLGDAAKRSIEEGGDSYNNLLQLIDELKSLKKSKALGEKAD